In Lentibacillus amyloliquefaciens, one DNA window encodes the following:
- a CDS encoding IclR family transcriptional regulator, translating to MQSIDRAMTIIGILLRNSPKNKLTISELAEETDLPVSTLHRILKAMIKHRMIEQDERTKQYGIGNIWLEYGLLIYDTIDYVSQTRPVLENLMKQLQESVYLYKPMGDESMIIERIDDTSSAIRVYDKIGLRIPMDTSAANHVMLAFMTPDKRDACVRRLLPENDQAAFQNYLEEVREKGYAESDNERIEGTTSIAAPITNLNGDVHGAVGIRVISFNLTAKRRQFLADGVKVAAGKITGTFGRQKLN from the coding sequence ATGCAGTCAATTGACAGGGCGATGACGATTATCGGTATTCTACTGCGGAATTCGCCGAAAAATAAACTGACGATTTCGGAACTTGCCGAAGAGACGGATCTTCCAGTGAGCACGCTGCATCGCATTCTGAAAGCAATGATTAAGCACCGGATGATTGAACAGGATGAGCGAACAAAGCAGTATGGAATTGGCAATATCTGGTTGGAATATGGTCTATTAATCTATGACACGATCGATTATGTCAGTCAAACGCGGCCAGTGCTGGAAAATTTGATGAAGCAACTGCAGGAAAGTGTATATTTATATAAACCAATGGGTGATGAGTCGATGATTATTGAAAGGATTGATGATACCTCGAGTGCTATCCGTGTTTATGACAAAATTGGTCTGCGCATCCCGATGGATACCAGCGCAGCCAATCATGTGATGTTGGCATTCATGACACCGGACAAGCGGGATGCGTGTGTTCGCCGGCTGCTTCCGGAAAATGATCAGGCTGCCTTCCAGAATTATCTGGAAGAAGTACGGGAAAAGGGATATGCTGAGAGTGATAATGAGCGAATTGAAGGTACGACATCCATTGCAGCGCCCATCACCAATTTGAACGGCGATGTTCACGGCGCGGTTGGTATCCGGGTAATTAGTTTTAATTTGACTGCAAAACGAAGGCAATTTTTAGCCGACGGGGTGAAAGTTGCCGCTGGGAAAATCACCGGCACGTTCGGCCGCCAGAAGCTGAACTGA
- a CDS encoding alanine/glycine:cation symporter family protein, giving the protein MSWVEFIVQDVLWGMPLIITILTVGVFLSLKTRFFQIHRLPLIFRKSIQDIKRSNNKQEGGGVLSPFEAVSLSIGATVGVGNIGGVAAAIALGGPGAVFWMWIAGLVGKLIKMTEVSLAVHYRSRDKNGEAYGGPTYYIRKGLYEERNHKVLYKILNFIFIFGFGTGFVLTVQNYTVSEAVATTFSMNHVLVSLIYTVLLYIMISGGLSGLGKIAVKVVPFMIVFYILGGLYILAININVLPDAFALIVNSAFNGTSAAGGFAGAAVAVAIKTGMSRAVFTNEAGWGSSAMIHATAKTDHPIRQGMLGAFEVFVDTFVICSITSLVIIVTGAWTTGLDGAELTLAAFETGVGTTGRMIIAIGVLLFGLTTSSGIYAQIEVILRYLLGESQWKKRILTVYKWTYPIPGFILVIIAVSIGMPGTMVWLFADMTTALPIFANVIAILILSPKFFALLKDFKVRHLHKGEVDPDFKVFYDDEENRKVTEEKKEA; this is encoded by the coding sequence GTGAGCTGGGTCGAGTTTATTGTCCAGGATGTTTTATGGGGAATGCCGCTCATCATTACTATTCTGACAGTAGGGGTTTTTCTGTCACTGAAAACACGCTTTTTTCAAATCCATCGATTGCCACTCATTTTTCGGAAAAGTATACAGGATATCAAGCGGTCAAACAATAAGCAGGAAGGGGGAGGAGTACTTTCGCCGTTTGAAGCAGTCAGCCTTTCCATAGGTGCTACTGTTGGTGTTGGCAATATTGGGGGAGTGGCAGCGGCGATTGCACTAGGCGGTCCTGGCGCTGTTTTTTGGATGTGGATAGCTGGTCTGGTTGGAAAATTAATTAAAATGACCGAGGTTTCTCTTGCAGTACATTACCGTTCCAGGGATAAAAACGGTGAAGCATATGGCGGTCCAACTTATTATATTCGAAAAGGTTTGTATGAGGAACGTAATCATAAAGTGCTTTATAAAATACTGAATTTCATTTTTATTTTTGGCTTTGGAACCGGATTTGTATTGACTGTACAAAATTATACCGTTTCCGAAGCAGTAGCCACGACGTTTTCAATGAATCACGTTTTGGTCAGTCTTATTTATACGGTGCTCTTGTATATCATGATCAGTGGCGGTCTTTCAGGACTCGGAAAAATTGCAGTCAAGGTTGTCCCGTTCATGATTGTCTTTTATATCTTAGGCGGATTATATATTCTTGCTATTAATATTAATGTACTACCTGATGCGTTTGCGCTGATTGTCAACAGTGCGTTTAATGGTACGAGCGCGGCAGGCGGTTTTGCCGGTGCAGCTGTTGCAGTAGCAATTAAGACCGGTATGTCCCGTGCGGTATTCACGAATGAAGCGGGATGGGGCTCTTCTGCTATGATTCACGCGACAGCAAAAACAGACCATCCAATTCGCCAAGGTATGCTAGGTGCCTTTGAGGTTTTTGTCGATACGTTTGTGATCTGTAGCATTACGTCACTTGTTATTATTGTAACAGGAGCCTGGACAACAGGGCTGGATGGTGCAGAACTGACATTAGCTGCTTTTGAGACAGGTGTTGGCACTACCGGGCGGATGATAATTGCCATCGGTGTTCTCCTGTTCGGACTGACGACATCATCCGGCATCTATGCTCAAATTGAAGTGATTTTGCGATATTTATTGGGTGAATCCCAATGGAAAAAACGTATTTTGACAGTTTATAAGTGGACTTATCCAATTCCAGGTTTTATCTTGGTTATTATTGCCGTTTCCATTGGTATGCCAGGGACGATGGTCTGGCTATTCGCTGACATGACAACAGCTCTTCCTATTTTTGCCAATGTCATCGCCATCTTGATATTAAGTCCAAAGTTCTTTGCACTGCTGAAAGATTTCAAGGTGCGGCATTTGCACAAAGGGGAAGTCGATCCAGATTTCAAGGTGTTTTACGATGATGAGGAAAATAGGAAAGTAACGGAGGAAAAGAAAGAAGCGTAA
- a CDS encoding DUF3100 domain-containing protein, with translation MKRNFVYLIIFALAVITISEMIGFQSIPIGPFTVSLLPLVFAILITMFLGFKIFRAGFWKKVYSDENVHFAGKYLLFIMLPLMARYGADVAPQIRDILEVGWVFLIQEFGNLGTVLIGLPIAITLGLRREAIGATLGIGREGELAYISEKYTLESKEGRGVLSIYIIGTLFGAVFFSVFAPILLDIGFSPEALAMASGVGSGSMMSAASATLAARLPEMESTILAYAAASQLLTSFVGTFTMVFLAAPLQQFMYKFLIRGDK, from the coding sequence ATGAAGCGAAACTTTGTCTATTTAATCATTTTTGCACTTGCAGTTATTACTATTTCAGAGATGATCGGATTTCAGTCAATCCCGATTGGTCCATTTACAGTTAGCCTTCTTCCGTTGGTTTTTGCTATTTTAATCACGATGTTTCTCGGTTTTAAAATTTTCCGTGCTGGTTTTTGGAAAAAGGTATATAGTGATGAGAATGTCCATTTTGCCGGAAAATACTTGCTGTTTATCATGCTTCCATTAATGGCGCGTTATGGAGCAGATGTTGCCCCACAGATTCGAGATATTTTAGAGGTAGGATGGGTTTTTCTCATTCAGGAATTTGGTAACCTTGGAACGGTTTTGATTGGTTTGCCTATTGCAATTACTCTTGGGCTAAGACGTGAAGCAATAGGGGCTACGTTGGGTATTGGACGTGAAGGCGAACTTGCCTATATTTCCGAAAAATATACGCTTGAATCCAAAGAAGGCAGAGGGGTATTATCCATCTACATTATTGGAACATTGTTTGGTGCCGTTTTCTTTAGTGTGTTTGCACCCATTTTGCTTGATATCGGGTTTAGTCCGGAAGCATTGGCAATGGCATCTGGTGTTGGTTCAGGAAGTATGATGAGTGCTGCATCAGCAACGTTGGCTGCGCGCTTACCGGAAATGGAGAGCACGATTTTGGCCTATGCCGCTGCCAGTCAGCTTTTAACAAGTTTTGTTGGCACGTTTACGATGGTATTCTTGGCAGCTCCATTACAGCAGTTTATGTATAAATTTTTGATTAGGGGTGACAAATAA